A single window of Sphingobacterium sp. ML3W DNA harbors:
- the murC gene encoding UDP-N-acetylmuramate--L-alanine ligase, which translates to MKIDAIKQVYLIGIGGIGMSGLARYFAHLGCVVNGYDRTETELTKKLVSEGIVISYVDEVDTLDPIFSCSNEETLIIFTPAIPKDSKIKHFLEAVGHTLHKRSEVLGIISESRFTIGVAGTHGKTTTSTMVAHILKDSGFDCSAFLGGISSNYDTNVLYGNNNVVVVEADEYDRSFLTLHPNIAIVTSADADHLDIYGDAGQLLASFQMYLDRVVDGGTRIVKKGLPFDGEISYSGHEVADVYASHVHVRDGEFYFDYISGTTKIVDIHLGLPGTHNVENAVAAITVARILGIEDDKIKSALTNFKGVKRRFEYIVRNQSAIYIDDYAHHPEELRAFLSSMRKLYPNKKLTVVFQPHLFTRTRDFIDGFAEVLSMADRLLLMEIYPARELPIEGVNSSWLLSKITAPEKAIVTAEEVLAIAKTEKLELLVTVGAGDIDKLVKPLKEIIEHA; encoded by the coding sequence ATGAAAATTGATGCAATCAAACAAGTATATCTGATCGGGATAGGTGGAATTGGAATGAGTGGACTTGCTCGTTATTTTGCTCATTTAGGATGTGTGGTAAATGGGTATGATCGTACAGAAACGGAATTGACTAAAAAATTGGTTTCAGAAGGAATCGTTATTTCATACGTGGATGAGGTAGACACGTTGGATCCTATTTTTAGTTGTTCAAATGAGGAAACATTAATCATTTTTACCCCTGCTATACCTAAAGATTCAAAAATTAAACATTTTTTGGAGGCGGTGGGGCATACCTTGCATAAAAGATCGGAAGTCTTAGGTATCATTAGTGAAAGTCGTTTTACAATAGGTGTGGCTGGTACGCATGGTAAAACAACCACTTCGACAATGGTCGCTCATATTTTAAAAGATAGTGGTTTTGATTGTTCGGCCTTTTTGGGAGGAATCAGTTCCAATTACGATACCAACGTTTTATACGGGAATAATAATGTCGTTGTTGTAGAAGCAGATGAATATGATCGTTCATTTTTAACATTGCATCCCAATATTGCGATTGTGACTTCTGCTGATGCCGACCATTTGGATATTTATGGCGATGCAGGTCAATTATTGGCATCATTCCAAATGTATTTGGATCGGGTCGTTGATGGGGGTACACGCATCGTGAAGAAAGGTTTACCATTTGATGGAGAAATCTCTTATTCAGGGCATGAAGTAGCAGATGTTTATGCTTCTCATGTACATGTTAGAGATGGAGAGTTTTATTTTGATTATATTTCGGGAACGACGAAGATTGTTGATATCCATTTAGGATTACCAGGAACACACAATGTTGAAAACGCAGTAGCGGCGATAACAGTTGCTCGTATTTTGGGTATCGAAGATGATAAAATTAAATCAGCTTTGACGAATTTTAAAGGAGTCAAGAGAAGGTTTGAATACATTGTAAGAAATCAATCTGCTATTTATATTGATGACTATGCGCATCATCCTGAGGAGTTACGCGCATTTTTGTCTTCAATGCGGAAGTTGTATCCAAACAAGAAGTTAACAGTTGTTTTTCAACCGCACTTATTCACAAGAACACGTGATTTTATAGATGGATTTGCAGAAGTGCTTTCGATGGCCGATCGTTTACTTTTAATGGAAATCTATCCTGCACGTGAATTGCCGATTGAAGGCGTAAATTCATCTTGGCTGTTAAGTAAAATTACAGCTCCGGAAAAAGCAATTGTTACTGCAGAAGAGGTGTTGGCGATAGCTAAAACTGAAAAGCTTGAATTATTGGTAACAGTTGGAGCCGGTGATATTGACAAATTAGTAAAACCGTTGAAGGAAATTATAGAACATGCTTAA
- a CDS encoding cell division protein FtsQ/DivIB: MLKFLHNIQWNRVLYLSLFFLGVIAVVIVMSLVNRKDDQQVCREINIFIEGKEAFIDQGDISALINKNYGNITGKPLVDIPLHKIEQMLKKLPYVSEATVHLDMTGILAINIAQREVVMRVINKNGREYYIDLNGLKVPTTLKYVPHVMIATGNIDEGYKNPLDSVSSTLVKDLFRVTQFIERDELWSNQVVQVFVNQDKDIELVPRVGNQQLIIGTADSLAQKFSLLQTFYKEIIPKVGVDAYNKVNVKYAGQIICEKRGAWTFDDLYNPEKKVKNNTL; this comes from the coding sequence ATGCTTAAATTTTTACACAACATACAATGGAATCGCGTACTGTATCTATCGCTCTTTTTTCTAGGAGTCATAGCTGTAGTTATCGTGATGTCTTTGGTCAACCGTAAGGATGATCAACAAGTATGTCGTGAAATCAATATTTTTATTGAAGGAAAGGAAGCTTTTATTGATCAGGGAGATATTTCCGCACTTATTAATAAAAATTACGGTAATATCACTGGAAAACCATTGGTAGATATTCCTTTACATAAGATTGAACAGATGTTAAAAAAATTGCCTTATGTCTCAGAAGCAACGGTGCATTTGGATATGACAGGTATATTGGCTATTAATATCGCACAACGTGAGGTTGTCATGCGTGTCATCAATAAGAATGGCCGCGAATATTACATTGACTTAAATGGGCTGAAAGTACCTACTACGTTAAAGTATGTGCCACATGTGATGATTGCAACAGGTAACATCGATGAAGGATATAAAAACCCGTTAGACTCTGTTAGTTCTACTTTGGTAAAAGATTTATTCCGAGTGACACAGTTTATCGAAAGGGACGAATTATGGAGTAATCAAGTAGTCCAAGTATTTGTTAATCAGGATAAGGATATCGAATTGGTCCCACGGGTTGGTAATCAGCAGCTTATTATTGGAACTGCTGATTCGTTGGCTCAGAAATTTAGTTTATTACAGACATTCTATAAGGAAATCATTCCAAAAGTTGGAGTGGATGCTTATAATAAAGTGAATGTAAAATATGCAGGTCAGATTATTTGCGAAAAACGCGGTGCCTGGACATTTGACGACTTGTATAATCCAGAGAAGAAAGTAAAGAATAACACATTATAG
- the ftsA gene encoding cell division protein FtsA, producing MNPKSAEIERENPIIVGLDIGTTKICVTVGRRSGANKIELLGVGKADSAGVSRGVVANIQKTVSSILEAVEIAENQSNVDIKVVNVGIAGQHIKSIQHRGIFTKTDSDDEVTRKDIERLISDMYKLVLPPGEEIIHVLPQEFTIDNEPGIREPIGMAGRRIEANFHIISGRVTDIRNIKRCIDNSNLEVSELILEPLASSEAVLDDDEKNAGVVLVDIGGGTTDVAIFHEGIIRHTAVIPLGGNIVTEDIRQGCSVLRSQAELLKTRFGSALADENKENEVICVPGLKGREPKEISVKNLAYIIQARMEEIIEHVYYEIKSSGYENKLIGGIVITGGGAQLKHLVQLVEYITGIDCRIGFPNEYLAKNEVLPKPLYEELKSPLYATSIGLLMKGIQAHEDEVESRRTPKVVKKDVESVKEVGEQQQKEHGLLTWFKKLMKDGNEIDDATFLDKK from the coding sequence ATGAACCCAAAATCAGCAGAAATTGAAAGAGAGAACCCGATTATTGTCGGACTCGATATTGGCACGACCAAGATTTGTGTTACGGTCGGAAGACGTAGCGGTGCAAATAAAATAGAACTTTTAGGCGTTGGTAAGGCAGATTCGGCAGGAGTAAGTCGAGGTGTAGTTGCCAATATTCAGAAAACAGTTAGCAGCATTCTTGAAGCGGTTGAAATAGCCGAAAATCAATCGAATGTTGATATCAAAGTTGTGAATGTTGGTATTGCTGGTCAACATATTAAAAGTATCCAACATCGTGGTATTTTTACCAAGACTGATAGCGATGATGAAGTGACAAGAAAAGATATTGAACGTCTCATTTCAGATATGTATAAATTAGTGTTGCCTCCGGGAGAAGAAATTATCCATGTGTTGCCTCAGGAGTTTACCATAGACAATGAGCCTGGTATCCGAGAACCTATTGGTATGGCTGGTCGTCGTATTGAGGCGAATTTCCATATTATTTCGGGTCGTGTTACGGATATCCGTAACATAAAAAGATGTATTGATAATTCAAATTTAGAAGTTTCAGAATTGATTCTTGAACCTTTGGCATCATCTGAAGCTGTATTAGATGATGACGAAAAAAATGCTGGTGTTGTTTTAGTTGATATTGGTGGAGGTACTACAGATGTGGCTATTTTCCATGAGGGAATAATCCGTCATACTGCTGTTATTCCTTTGGGTGGGAATATCGTAACAGAGGATATTCGCCAAGGTTGTTCTGTATTAAGAAGTCAAGCGGAGTTGTTAAAAACACGCTTTGGTTCTGCACTTGCTGATGAAAATAAAGAAAATGAAGTTATTTGTGTTCCCGGGCTAAAGGGTCGTGAACCAAAGGAGATATCGGTTAAAAATCTAGCTTATATCATACAGGCACGCATGGAAGAAATCATCGAGCATGTCTATTATGAAATCAAATCTTCGGGTTATGAAAATAAATTAATCGGAGGTATCGTTATTACTGGTGGTGGTGCACAGTTGAAACATTTAGTGCAACTCGTTGAATACATAACGGGTATCGATTGCCGTATAGGTTTTCCTAATGAATACCTAGCAAAAAATGAAGTTTTACCAAAACCTTTGTACGAGGAATTGAAGAGTCCATTGTATGCAACGAGTATAGGCTTGTTGATGAAGGGTATTCAAGCGCACGAGGATGAGGTAGAAAGCCGTCGCACACCTAAGGTTGTAAAGAAAGATGTTGAGTCCGTCAAAGAGGTCGGTGAGCAGCAACAAAAGGAACACGGTTTATTGACCTGGTTCAAGAAATTAATGAAAGATGGCAACGAAATTGATGATGCCACTTTCTTAGATAAAAAATAG
- the ftsZ gene encoding cell division protein FtsZ, which produces MSIQFEMLKEQSSIIKVIGVGGGGGNAVNHMYKQGISGVDFIVCNTDAQALELSPIPNKVQLGMSLTEGMGAGADPDVGENSAIESIDDIKRMLGTNTKMLFITAGMGGGTGTGASPVLAKAAKELGILTVAIITTPFTFEGKRRRSQAEEGLAELRKYVDSYLVISNDRLREIFGNLTMTAAFAKADDILTTAAKGIAEIITIPGYVNVDFKDVRTVMNDSGVAIMGNAVAEGEDRAIKAVEGALASPLLKDNEIEGARYILLNITSGLKEVTMDEVAIVTDYIQEKAGLSADLIWGNCIDENFGEELSVTIIATGFQTSEERDIERENTKVTLPLTAAEQVASFIKPVNQFVQKEVSNTPLVNPVQTNTENVSAPNTTNDLFSTPKNVVQQVAVEENTIIRHELNFEEVIEEETSAQHKGNDFQLKTSPSVFQFQMPTVFDDFSTNSVSPQEDQNSNFSASVNNRAEIEQVEEEQVSFEDQLVRTKERILRLKELSMKLKSSNGLQELENEPAYKRKQMSLDDTPHSSQSQVSRFTLSFEDGNTEIRPNNSFLHDNVD; this is translated from the coding sequence ATGTCGATACAGTTTGAAATGTTAAAAGAACAATCATCAATAATTAAGGTTATTGGGGTTGGTGGTGGTGGCGGTAATGCCGTTAACCACATGTATAAGCAAGGAATTAGTGGAGTAGATTTCATCGTGTGTAATACCGATGCTCAAGCTTTGGAATTAAGTCCGATACCTAATAAAGTTCAGTTGGGTATGAGTTTGACAGAAGGTATGGGTGCAGGTGCAGATCCTGATGTTGGTGAAAATTCAGCTATCGAGAGTATTGATGATATCAAACGTATGTTGGGTACGAATACGAAGATGCTTTTTATCACCGCAGGTATGGGAGGTGGAACAGGTACTGGAGCAAGTCCGGTATTAGCGAAAGCTGCTAAGGAATTGGGCATTTTGACTGTAGCTATAATTACTACTCCTTTTACTTTCGAAGGTAAGCGCCGACGCTCTCAAGCGGAGGAAGGCTTGGCCGAATTGCGGAAATATGTTGATTCTTATTTGGTTATTTCTAATGACCGTCTAAGAGAAATATTTGGCAATCTCACCATGACAGCAGCTTTTGCAAAAGCTGATGACATTTTGACAACAGCTGCTAAAGGTATAGCTGAGATTATAACAATCCCTGGTTATGTGAATGTCGATTTTAAGGATGTGCGTACAGTTATGAATGATAGTGGCGTAGCCATTATGGGTAATGCTGTCGCTGAAGGTGAAGATCGTGCGATTAAAGCTGTAGAAGGAGCTTTGGCTTCTCCATTATTGAAAGATAATGAAATTGAAGGTGCTCGCTATATCTTATTGAATATTACTTCAGGTTTAAAAGAAGTAACGATGGATGAAGTGGCAATTGTGACGGATTATATTCAGGAGAAAGCTGGACTTTCAGCTGATTTGATTTGGGGTAATTGTATCGATGAAAATTTCGGTGAAGAATTATCAGTAACAATTATTGCTACAGGTTTTCAAACTTCTGAAGAAAGAGATATTGAACGTGAAAATACAAAGGTTACTTTGCCCTTGACAGCTGCAGAACAAGTGGCATCTTTCATTAAACCGGTGAATCAGTTTGTGCAAAAAGAGGTATCAAATACTCCTTTAGTGAATCCTGTCCAAACCAATACAGAAAACGTATCAGCTCCTAATACGACGAATGATTTATTTTCAACACCTAAGAATGTTGTTCAACAAGTCGCTGTTGAAGAAAATACAATTATACGTCATGAATTAAATTTTGAGGAAGTGATTGAAGAAGAGACTTCTGCTCAACATAAGGGCAATGATTTCCAATTAAAAACGTCACCTTCTGTATTTCAATTTCAGATGCCAACTGTTTTTGATGATTTTTCAACAAATTCAGTTTCTCCACAAGAAGATCAAAATAGCAACTTTTCAGCCTCTGTCAATAATAGAGCTGAAATCGAGCAGGTAGAAGAAGAACAAGTTTCATTTGAGGATCAATTGGTTCGTACAAAAGAACGTATCTTGAGATTAAAGGAATTAAGTATGAAGTTGAAGTCTTCAAACGGACTTCAAGAATTAGAAAATGAGCCTGCTTATAAAAGAAAGCAGATGTCATTGGATGATACTCCGCACTCTTCACAATCTCAAGTTTCACGATTTACGTTGTCTTTCGAAGACGGAAATACGGAGATTAGACCAAATAACTCTTTTCTACATGACAATGTAGATTAG
- a CDS encoding sugar phosphate isomerase/epimerase family protein has protein sequence MNNPIWVMSSAFDKLDLPQLIDKTKQVGASGIDLCVFRKDGTRQDHTATHLNYEGFTLEDAKHTIDIFNQAKLHLSLGAFENMIGGEESERVKNQNHLLKLIRIAHLLGGDANNVKVGTFVGYNHDLGNQIDGFQKNLDEYKRVFAPIIKYAEDLGVTVLYENCPMEGWRSSRYSSTYNNLPAVLAARKLMYEVIPSKAHGEIYDPSHDVWQNTDPVAVINAMDINRLHRIHIKTTRNLSTQARVDWGGMYPMQHVDTELARRANIAIPAHDWDRHHYEAMLPGFGGSDSMDWRAFVDTLQSKKFSGVFEIENEAKNSKDTGVMSAILQGFTTCVNYFAPMLWDLDEKNGYAYKAESDLSFTTDKDIPVMTIDQLR, from the coding sequence ATGAATAATCCAATATGGGTAATGAGTTCGGCATTTGACAAGCTGGATTTACCGCAATTAATCGATAAGACAAAACAAGTAGGCGCTTCGGGTATTGACTTGTGTGTGTTTAGAAAAGATGGAACACGGCAGGATCATACTGCGACTCACCTGAATTATGAAGGGTTTACTCTTGAGGATGCAAAACATACCATTGATATTTTCAATCAGGCAAAACTGCATCTATCTTTAGGTGCATTTGAGAATATGATTGGTGGAGAGGAGAGTGAGCGTGTGAAAAATCAAAACCATTTATTGAAGTTGATTCGTATTGCCCATTTATTAGGAGGTGATGCTAATAATGTTAAGGTAGGAACTTTTGTAGGGTATAATCATGATCTTGGAAATCAAATTGATGGGTTTCAGAAAAATCTCGATGAGTATAAACGTGTTTTTGCTCCAATTATAAAATATGCGGAAGATCTGGGAGTAACTGTGTTGTATGAGAACTGTCCAATGGAAGGCTGGAGGTCATCACGATATAGCAGTACTTATAATAATTTACCTGCAGTATTGGCTGCGCGAAAATTAATGTACGAAGTGATACCAAGTAAGGCTCATGGTGAGATTTATGATCCATCACATGATGTTTGGCAGAATACCGACCCTGTAGCTGTGATAAATGCCATGGACATCAATAGGCTACACCGTATTCACATTAAGACTACACGCAATCTAAGTACACAGGCACGTGTAGATTGGGGAGGGATGTATCCAATGCAACATGTGGATACCGAACTTGCTAGGAGGGCTAATATTGCTATACCAGCACATGATTGGGACAGACATCATTATGAAGCAATGCTTCCTGGTTTTGGTGGTTCGGATAGCATGGATTGGAGAGCGTTTGTAGATACGCTTCAAAGTAAAAAGTTTTCGGGTGTATTTGAAATCGAAAACGAAGCTAAGAATTCAAAAGATACAGGTGTTATGTCAGCGATATTACAAGGTTTTACCACCTGTGTTAATTACTTTGCGCCCATGCTTTGGGATTTGGATGAAAAGAATGGATATGCTTATAAAGCGGAATCGGATTTGTCATTTACTACTGATAAAGATATTCCTGTGATGACTATCGATCAATTGAGATAG
- a CDS encoding response regulator transcription factor, producing the protein MKKILIADDHSIVRLGASVIIKESIPECAITQAQDYKEVIQLLNEEDFDLLLLDINMPGGNNISVVKEILEMQPNIKILIFSSYDESLYALRYIEAGAAGFVNKSTAMAELNNAILTIQERGKYMSNEVKDLYVKKLTQSKAKMNTLSPLSRLSNREVDVAKYLIQGYGIIEVSTTLDLSPSTVSTYKSRIFDKLNVSNIPELIEIFRIHSAN; encoded by the coding sequence ATGAAAAAAATATTAATTGCCGACGACCATAGTATTGTTCGATTAGGAGCATCTGTCATTATAAAAGAGAGTATACCCGAGTGCGCCATTACACAGGCACAAGACTACAAAGAGGTCATACAGTTGCTTAATGAAGAAGATTTCGATTTGCTTTTGCTAGATATCAATATGCCAGGTGGCAACAATATTAGCGTCGTGAAAGAAATTCTCGAAATGCAGCCTAACATCAAAATTCTAATATTCTCTTCTTATGACGAATCGCTTTACGCCTTACGCTATATAGAAGCTGGTGCTGCTGGGTTTGTCAATAAAAGCACTGCTATGGCTGAATTAAACAATGCCATTTTAACGATACAGGAAAGAGGTAAATATATGTCAAACGAAGTAAAAGATCTTTACGTTAAAAAATTGACACAAAGTAAGGCGAAGATGAATACGTTGAGCCCGCTTTCGAGGCTTTCAAATAGAGAAGTTGATGTTGCTAAATACTTAATTCAAGGATATGGAATTATCGAAGTGTCGACAACTTTGGACTTGAGCCCCTCAACAGTAAGTACCTACAAAAGTAGAATCTTCGACAAGTTAAATGTATCCAATATTCCAGAACTTATAGAAATATTTAGAATTCACTCTGCCAATTAG